The following coding sequences lie in one Polynucleobacter sp. HIN7 genomic window:
- the murU gene encoding N-acetylmuramate alpha-1-phosphate uridylyltransferase MurU, protein MTAQNLPCLLLAAGRGERMRPLSDHTPKPLLNVRGKSLLSWHLESLQRAGIQHVVINHAWLGKQIETALGNGHEYGLSIQYSPEVSALETAGGICQALPILKPADFFLVINGDVFSPNFPIHELIQRANQLRNQNQFLAHLILVPNPPHHPTGDFYLDGSIVRGEEHSNANSPKLTFSGIGIYHRSLFDGLNRGESAKLAPILRRAMLNHQISGEKYSGSWQDVGSPERLAELNRS, encoded by the coding sequence ATGACTGCACAGAATTTACCTTGTCTTTTATTGGCCGCTGGTCGAGGGGAGCGCATGCGTCCATTAAGCGACCATACCCCGAAACCCTTATTAAACGTTCGTGGTAAATCATTGCTCAGCTGGCATCTAGAATCCCTACAGCGGGCTGGGATTCAACATGTGGTGATCAACCATGCCTGGCTTGGTAAACAGATCGAGACGGCCTTAGGGAATGGCCATGAATATGGCCTGTCGATTCAATACTCTCCGGAGGTAAGTGCCCTGGAAACAGCCGGGGGAATCTGCCAAGCATTGCCCATTCTCAAGCCTGCTGACTTTTTTCTGGTGATTAATGGGGATGTTTTTAGTCCTAATTTTCCAATTCATGAATTGATCCAACGTGCTAATCAACTCCGTAACCAAAATCAGTTTTTGGCTCATCTAATTTTGGTTCCCAACCCACCCCATCATCCGACAGGCGACTTTTATCTTGATGGCAGCATCGTGCGCGGGGAGGAGCATTCGAATGCCAATAGTCCAAAACTGACTTTTTCAGGGATTGGTATCTATCACCGGAGCTTATTTGATGGCTTAAATCGGGGAGAAAGTGCTAAATTAGCCCCCATCTTACGCAGGGCAATGCTTAATCATCAGATCTCCGGTGAAAAATATTCAGGTTCATGGCAGGATGTAGGTAGTCCCGAACGCTTAGCTGAACTAAATCGATCCTAA
- a CDS encoding LPS-assembly protein LptD — MSHYRLRAGISAYLASLKTPFVILGRGLLVAALFVSLPLMAQNLGPVTNAISPLLPSPQQNQAQQELQRQAPVPIGEPPRPLPVGSLPTTTLVPSRAEVTVLKLDDQLRVGKPIPDSEALTFTFSDEIDGVVDRQMNLKGRAQIRRNNTIIKADEINYDPDTDIANLIGNVELIKGNTQFSGPRARFKVDAREGEMDKPNYELRDVRGRGKANKLTIESADVFIFDKATYTTCSPDNLDWYFTATQIEVDQEQKQMTGRNGVMRFFDVPIAYAPYFSLPTSNQRRSGLLAPVIGYNSNNGLDIAQPYYVNIAPNRDLTITPRFMNHRGTLLGGDFRYIDPKYSGTLSGQFMNYDKILGRDRWKYDWQQRQMLGRAWNGYANVSKVSDNLYPIDFSYGIGGAVTNQFRQEVGTNYGGIKNWNFTARALTFQTLQPDPTAPVTSPYNILPQVTANYRNQRALGAPGAFSGGFNRAPDITFSADFTRFSYNTNNLYAPASGMPQGGSFSQADRTVIRGSIALPQVTPGYFLRPKLSFQANQYSGMLTNSPSTSINQSLNQPIQGFALPTFSLDSGLAFERDAREMKGFFGRDMIVTMEPRAFYVYTPFQSQAQTPLFDTADAGFGITQIFSENTFVGNDRVADNNKLTMGLTSRVLETNTGAERATVTLAQRQDFTGQRVGLNGTIQNPTRYSDTLGASTIRLLGNFNVDLFGQYNTQLNRFVQSSVGAGWRPTPGRSLNFAYRNVWNPPTDGTNSGVTQTDQYNAFGEWPIFKKYRVLGRWGYDALTAKTLNTLVGLQYDADCWTARFAYSQARNTSQITTTQVLFQLEFRGFASVGNNPVDVMRLNVPGYQPVAKPLPPSPYENYQ; from the coding sequence ATGAGTCATTATCGCCTTCGCGCCGGCATCAGCGCCTATCTTGCATCTTTAAAGACCCCGTTCGTGATCCTGGGCAGGGGGCTATTGGTCGCCGCACTCTTTGTGTCGCTGCCACTGATGGCACAAAACTTAGGCCCAGTCACCAATGCGATTTCACCATTATTACCATCGCCCCAACAAAATCAAGCGCAACAGGAGCTTCAAAGACAAGCGCCAGTTCCGATTGGCGAGCCACCCCGACCATTGCCGGTTGGATCGCTCCCAACCACAACCCTAGTTCCTAGTCGCGCCGAAGTCACGGTCTTAAAGTTAGATGATCAATTACGGGTTGGTAAACCGATTCCAGATAGTGAGGCCTTGACCTTCACCTTTAGCGATGAAATTGATGGGGTGGTTGATCGTCAAATGAACTTGAAGGGGCGTGCTCAAATTCGTCGGAACAATACCATCATTAAGGCCGATGAAATTAATTACGATCCTGATACAGATATTGCAAATTTAATTGGTAATGTCGAGCTCATTAAAGGAAATACTCAGTTCTCAGGGCCCCGCGCACGCTTTAAGGTTGATGCGCGTGAGGGAGAGATGGATAAACCGAACTATGAGCTTCGGGATGTTCGCGGACGTGGTAAAGCGAACAAGCTAACGATTGAGTCGGCCGATGTATTTATCTTTGATAAAGCCACCTATACCACTTGCAGTCCAGATAATTTAGATTGGTATTTCACGGCTACTCAGATTGAGGTTGATCAAGAACAAAAACAAATGACCGGGCGCAATGGCGTGATGCGTTTTTTTGATGTACCGATTGCATACGCACCTTACTTTAGTTTGCCTACGTCAAATCAACGTCGCTCGGGATTGTTGGCGCCTGTGATTGGTTATAACTCGAATAATGGTTTAGATATTGCACAACCGTACTACGTCAATATTGCGCCGAATCGCGATCTCACCATTACACCTCGGTTCATGAATCATCGCGGGACATTACTAGGCGGCGATTTTCGTTACATTGATCCCAAGTATTCAGGAACCTTGAGCGGTCAGTTCATGAACTACGACAAAATTTTAGGACGCGATCGTTGGAAGTACGACTGGCAACAGCGACAAATGCTAGGTCGAGCGTGGAATGGTTACGCGAATGTGAGCAAGGTATCGGACAATCTATATCCAATCGATTTTTCCTACGGCATTGGTGGTGCAGTGACGAATCAGTTTCGGCAAGAAGTCGGTACCAATTATGGCGGTATCAAAAACTGGAATTTCACTGCACGCGCACTGACCTTTCAGACCCTACAACCAGATCCAACAGCACCCGTCACTTCTCCCTACAACATCTTGCCCCAAGTCACCGCCAATTATCGAAATCAGCGTGCCTTGGGCGCCCCTGGAGCATTCTCGGGTGGGTTTAATCGAGCCCCCGACATTACATTCAGCGCAGACTTCACTCGCTTTTCATATAACACCAATAATCTGTATGCACCAGCCTCTGGCATGCCACAGGGAGGGTCATTTAGTCAGGCGGATCGAACCGTGATTCGCGGTAGTATCGCTTTGCCACAAGTTACTCCGGGATATTTCTTGAGACCCAAGTTAAGTTTTCAGGCCAATCAATATTCTGGGATGCTCACAAATAGCCCATCAACTTCGATTAATCAATCCTTAAATCAACCGATTCAAGGATTTGCCTTACCAACCTTTAGTTTGGATTCTGGTTTGGCGTTTGAGCGTGACGCAAGAGAGATGAAGGGCTTCTTTGGGCGCGACATGATTGTGACCATGGAGCCACGCGCCTTTTATGTGTATACACCATTCCAAAGTCAGGCACAGACCCCGCTCTTTGATACTGCTGACGCTGGCTTTGGTATTACTCAAATATTTAGTGAGAACACTTTCGTGGGTAATGACCGCGTTGCTGATAACAATAAATTAACTATGGGCTTGACAAGTCGTGTTCTAGAAACGAACACTGGCGCCGAGCGAGCCACGGTAACTTTGGCCCAACGCCAAGATTTCACAGGTCAACGGGTAGGCTTGAACGGTACGATCCAAAATCCCACACGTTACTCCGATACGCTGGGTGCCAGTACGATCCGTTTGCTAGGAAACTTTAACGTCGATTTATTTGGACAATACAACACCCAATTGAATCGTTTTGTACAAAGCAGTGTTGGCGCGGGGTGGCGACCGACTCCGGGCCGCAGCCTTAATTTTGCCTACCGGAATGTTTGGAATCCACCAACCGATGGCACGAACTCTGGTGTGACTCAGACCGATCAATACAATGCCTTTGGCGAGTGGCCAATATTTAAAAAGTATCGTGTATTAGGCCGTTGGGGGTATGACGCCTTAACAGCAAAGACCTTAAATACCCTCGTGGGATTGCAGTATGACGCAGATTGTTGGACCGCACGCTTTGCTTACTCGCAAGCCCGTAACACCTCCCAAATCACTACTACCCAGGTCCTTTTTCAATTAGAATTTAGAGGCTTTGCTAGTGTTGGAAATAATCCAGTCGATGTGATGCGTCTAAACGTTCCTGGATACCAGCCGGTAGCCAAGCCTTTGCCACCCTCACCCTACGAAAATTATCAATAA
- the pdxA gene encoding 4-hydroxythreonine-4-phosphate dehydrogenase PdxA, producing MSKSVKLALSTGEPAGIGPEVSLAAAKAFIAAHADAEIRLFGDRQLFAHEVLPPQIKVVHIPLNHPPQSGVLNPANAHYVLSVIRAASDSCRVGQHHALITAPVQKSILDTPQHPFTGHTEFLADLDQQRQVVMMLCGEIPQALSGKGQVIPLRVALATTHLPILQVADAIQFESLFNTLKIIKADLKTRFGIAKPRIAVTGLNPHAGEDGHLGREELDVIIPVIEAAKHEGILASGPYPADTLFHADRLHSFDAVLAMYHDQGLAPFKLASFTEGVNVSLGLSYIRTSVDHGTALDIAGQGKADWRSMFAALQLARELALTKLNHDASST from the coding sequence ATGAGCAAGTCCGTTAAGCTCGCACTGAGCACTGGGGAGCCGGCTGGCATTGGCCCTGAAGTTTCATTAGCAGCTGCCAAGGCCTTCATAGCAGCCCATGCTGATGCAGAGATTAGATTATTTGGTGATCGGCAGTTATTTGCGCACGAGGTATTGCCGCCCCAAATCAAAGTTGTGCATATCCCTCTAAATCATCCACCACAATCTGGTGTTCTTAATCCAGCTAATGCACACTACGTGCTTTCAGTCATTCGAGCAGCCAGCGATTCTTGTCGAGTTGGTCAACATCACGCCTTAATTACTGCTCCGGTCCAAAAAAGTATTTTGGATACCCCGCAACATCCATTTACAGGACACACTGAGTTTTTGGCTGACCTTGATCAGCAACGCCAGGTCGTGATGATGTTGTGCGGCGAAATCCCCCAAGCGCTCAGTGGTAAAGGGCAAGTAATCCCCTTACGAGTCGCTCTTGCCACCACCCATTTGCCTATTCTTCAGGTTGCCGATGCGATTCAGTTTGAGTCTTTATTCAATACTCTGAAAATCATCAAAGCGGATTTAAAGACACGCTTTGGTATCGCAAAGCCTCGCATTGCGGTGACTGGCTTAAATCCCCACGCTGGAGAGGACGGTCATCTTGGTCGCGAGGAGCTTGACGTGATTATTCCTGTGATTGAGGCTGCTAAACATGAAGGGATCTTGGCCTCTGGACCCTATCCAGCCGATACCTTATTTCATGCGGATCGCTTGCATTCATTTGATGCGGTCTTGGCGATGTACCATGATCAAGGCTTGGCTCCCTTTAAGTTAGCAAGTTTCACGGAGGGAGTGAATGTCAGTTTGGGCCTCTCGTATATCCGTACTTCTGTTGATCATGGTACCGCCCTCGATATTGCTGGGCAGGGTAAGGCAGATTGGCGCAGTATGTTTGCAGCTTTACAACTCGCAAGAGAGTTGGCTCTTACAAAATTGAATCACGATGCATCGAGCACGTAA
- the rsmA gene encoding 16S rRNA (adenine(1518)-N(6)/adenine(1519)-N(6))-dimethyltransferase RsmA, with translation MHRARKRFGQNFLIDQGVIAAIVNALNPTPGMHVLEIGPGLGALTRPLLERLEKLEVLEIDRDIVYTWQEAKQREQLGGLIIHEGDALQFDFVSWAKQAKLSKERCALIGNLPYNISSPLLFHLIAAAPWVDEQVFMLQAEVVERITASAGDSEYSRLSVMLQARYHVDYLLDVPPTAFEPQPKVDSAVIRMIPRADFALTPAQWGALSQIVALAFAQRRKMLRSNLQSIAEQLNLTDTELKARAQDISVERYIQWALMLSEK, from the coding sequence ATGCATCGAGCACGTAAGCGCTTTGGACAGAACTTCCTGATCGATCAGGGAGTAATTGCTGCGATTGTGAATGCCTTAAATCCGACGCCTGGCATGCACGTTCTTGAAATTGGTCCTGGACTTGGCGCCTTAACTCGACCTTTACTTGAGCGACTTGAAAAACTCGAAGTTCTTGAGATCGATCGTGACATTGTTTATACATGGCAAGAAGCAAAACAGCGAGAGCAGTTAGGTGGCCTGATTATTCACGAAGGGGACGCTCTTCAATTTGATTTTGTTAGCTGGGCTAAGCAAGCCAAGCTATCGAAAGAGCGCTGCGCCTTGATCGGTAACCTGCCATATAACATTTCATCGCCTTTGCTATTCCATCTGATTGCAGCCGCCCCATGGGTTGATGAACAAGTCTTTATGTTGCAGGCTGAAGTGGTAGAACGTATTACTGCATCAGCGGGTGATTCGGAGTACAGCCGCTTATCGGTCATGCTGCAAGCAAGGTACCACGTGGATTACTTATTGGATGTGCCGCCGACTGCGTTCGAACCTCAACCCAAAGTAGATTCTGCAGTGATTCGGATGATTCCACGTGCTGATTTTGCTTTAACACCAGCACAATGGGGTGCGCTTAGTCAGATTGTGGCCTTGGCCTTTGCTCAGCGTCGCAAAATGTTACGCAGTAATTTACAGAGTATTGCTGAGCAACTAAATCTTACCGATACGGAGCTAAAAGCACGCGCCCAAGATATTTCAGTGGAGCGTTATATTCAGTGGGCGTTGATGCTGTCAGAAAAATGA
- a CDS encoding aminoglycoside phosphotransferase family protein, with translation MPDNRLIQLNQWLDSLVGRWGLEPTSLAPASADASFRRYFRIASAHPQYPSLIVMDAPPDKETVLPFIQVANLLKDAGLHVPIILAENQEKGFLLLSDLGSQTYLSVLSPSNAKALYRDASQALVKMQYASREGVLPPYDDATLQRELDLFDEWYLKRHHQYTLSDDERNQLHTIFRLIKENNLAQSQVYVHRDFHSRNLMHCSSNNPGVLDFQDALYGPITYDIVSLLRDAYIEWTEEEVLDFLIEYWDIARASGLKVPSDFADFYRDFEWMGLQRHLKVLGIFARLYHRDGKANYLNDIPLVLKYTRAVASRYGCFKPLLRILDQVAKQSS, from the coding sequence ATGCCTGACAATCGCTTAATTCAACTGAATCAATGGCTTGATAGCCTAGTGGGCCGTTGGGGGCTAGAGCCCACCAGCTTGGCCCCTGCTTCCGCAGATGCCAGCTTTAGACGCTACTTCCGAATCGCTAGCGCTCACCCCCAATACCCCAGCCTGATTGTGATGGATGCTCCACCCGATAAAGAGACCGTTTTACCCTTTATTCAGGTTGCTAATCTTTTAAAAGATGCAGGGCTTCATGTACCCATCATCCTCGCAGAAAACCAGGAAAAAGGATTTTTACTACTCAGTGATTTAGGAAGTCAAACTTATCTGAGCGTCTTATCACCAAGTAATGCAAAAGCACTTTACCGAGATGCCAGCCAAGCCTTAGTAAAAATGCAATATGCCAGTCGTGAGGGTGTTTTGCCACCTTATGATGATGCAACCTTGCAGCGCGAACTCGATCTATTTGATGAGTGGTATTTAAAACGTCATCATCAATACACTCTAAGTGATGATGAGAGAAATCAACTGCATACTATTTTTCGGTTGATCAAAGAAAATAATCTTGCCCAATCGCAGGTGTATGTCCATCGCGATTTTCATTCGCGCAATTTAATGCATTGCTCATCTAACAACCCCGGAGTTTTGGATTTTCAGGATGCTTTATATGGACCGATTACATATGACATTGTCTCTTTATTGCGCGATGCTTATATTGAGTGGACCGAGGAAGAAGTACTTGATTTCTTGATTGAGTATTGGGATATAGCTCGCGCTTCTGGCTTGAAAGTTCCATCTGATTTTGCGGATTTTTATCGGGACTTTGAATGGATGGGCTTACAGCGTCACCTGAAAGTCCTAGGTATCTTTGCGCGCTTATATCACCGCGATGGCAAAGCCAATTACTTAAACGACATTCCCTTGGTTCTCAAATATACGCGTGCGGTTGCAAGTCGTTACGGTTGCTTTAAGCCTCTTTTGCGGATTTTGGATCAAGTTGCAAAACAGTCGTCTTAA
- a CDS encoding peptidylprolyl isomerase — translation MFPYLMACGFLGVLFSQPLGAQNNPSANEPKIVNIDGVVAVVNTGVVTRKEIDDRIASIQKQVPAGGKKLPEGSELRKQVLENLILEKIQIQEAEQTGLAVNDKELNKIIEDIATRNKLTFNEFRETVTKSGMSFQRYRELLREDVLKARLREREVDSQIKISDAEIDNFIVEQMQRRGAEPAAAGSGPEEIAVAQIFIPVEEGAGPSAQADARKRAEAILKEARGDADFMQLGAQANKENSRIKFQDLGYRTQDRLPQIFVEAVRNLGPGQVAPSVVRSPAGFHVLKVMDRRSSGTGARAATSNANPADLTPQNMIVTQTLARHILIRHRQGLQDADVERRLQGYRDQIRAKTADFESLAKKFSEDGSAQNGGILGWMGPGELVPPFEIAMNRLQIGEVSDPVKTEFGWHLIQVLERRDAQLTVEKQREFARAAIRERKFEQAYQDWLRQLRDTATVKILNLDEQVR, via the coding sequence ATGTTTCCTTATTTGATGGCATGTGGATTCTTGGGCGTGTTGTTTAGTCAGCCATTGGGCGCACAAAATAATCCGTCTGCCAATGAGCCTAAGATCGTCAACATTGATGGCGTAGTGGCGGTTGTGAACACTGGGGTTGTAACGCGTAAGGAAATTGATGATCGGATTGCCTCGATTCAAAAGCAAGTACCAGCTGGCGGAAAAAAACTGCCAGAGGGTAGCGAGCTACGTAAGCAAGTGCTCGAAAACTTGATCTTAGAGAAGATTCAAATTCAGGAAGCTGAGCAAACTGGTTTAGCCGTTAACGATAAAGAGCTCAATAAGATTATTGAAGACATTGCAACTCGGAATAAGTTGACCTTCAATGAATTTCGGGAGACAGTCACCAAATCAGGCATGAGTTTTCAGCGCTATCGCGAGCTATTGCGTGAAGATGTTCTAAAAGCGCGTTTACGAGAGCGGGAGGTTGATTCACAAATTAAGATCTCGGATGCTGAAATCGATAACTTTATTGTTGAGCAGATGCAGCGTCGCGGAGCAGAGCCTGCTGCAGCAGGCTCAGGTCCTGAAGAGATTGCGGTTGCTCAAATTTTTATCCCGGTGGAAGAGGGGGCTGGTCCCAGCGCTCAAGCTGATGCTAGAAAGCGTGCTGAAGCCATATTAAAGGAAGCACGTGGTGACGCAGATTTTATGCAGTTGGGCGCACAAGCCAATAAAGAAAACTCTCGTATTAAGTTCCAGGATCTTGGCTATCGAACCCAAGATCGTTTACCTCAAATCTTTGTTGAGGCTGTAAGAAATCTTGGTCCTGGTCAAGTGGCGCCATCGGTGGTTCGAAGCCCGGCCGGCTTTCATGTATTAAAAGTAATGGATCGACGTTCCAGTGGTACAGGGGCACGCGCAGCTACCAGTAATGCCAATCCAGCGGATCTCACCCCGCAGAATATGATTGTTACGCAAACGTTAGCGCGACATATCTTGATTCGTCATCGCCAAGGATTGCAAGACGCGGATGTCGAGCGACGCCTGCAAGGTTATCGTGATCAGATTCGTGCCAAGACCGCTGATTTTGAGTCTTTAGCGAAGAAATTCTCGGAAGATGGCTCGGCCCAGAATGGCGGCATATTGGGTTGGATGGGTCCTGGCGAATTGGTGCCCCCATTCGAGATTGCGATGAATCGCTTGCAAATTGGCGAGGTGAGCGATCCAGTCAAGACGGAATTTGGTTGGCATTTAATTCAAGTACTGGAGCGGCGCGATGCGCAATTAACGGTTGAGAAGCAACGTGAGTTTGCTCGAGCAGCCATTCGAGAGCGTAAGTTCGAGCAAGCCTACCAAGACTGGTTGCGCCAATTACGCGATACCGCGACTGTCAAGATTTTGAATCTGGATGAGCAAGTCCGTTAA